One part of the Pecten maximus chromosome 1, xPecMax1.1, whole genome shotgun sequence genome encodes these proteins:
- the LOC117328838 gene encoding loricrin-like: MEGWRDVGDGGMEGWRGWRVWRDVDVEGCGDGGIVGDGGCGGDEDVEGMMEVCAGLGWDAGGMEGCGGMEGWRDGGMEVCGGIEGCGGMEGFGGMEGCGGWRDVEGCGGMEGCGGMWRDEGCGGMEGCGWMEGCGGMWRDGGCGRDGGM; this comes from the coding sequence ATGGAGGGATGGAGGGATGTGGGGGATGGAGGGATGGAGGGATGGAGGGGATGGAGGGTGTGGAGGGATGTGGATGTGGAGGGATGTGGGGATGGAGGGATTGTGGGGGATGGGGGATGTGGAGGTGATGAGGATGTGGAGGGAATGATGGAGGTATGTGCGGGATTGGGATGGGATGCTGGAGGGATGGAGGGATGTGGAGGGATGGAGGGATGGAGGGATGGAGGGATGGAGGTATGTGGAGGGATTGAGGGATGTGGAGGGATGGAGGGATTTGGAGGGATGGAGGGATGTGGAGGATGGAGGGATGTGGAGGGATGTGGAGGTATGGAGGGATGTGGAGGTATGTGGAGGGATGAGGGATGTGGAGGGATGGAGGGATGTGGATGGATGGAGGGATGTGGAGGGATGTGGAGGGATGGAGGATGTGGGAGGGATGGAGGGATGTGA